TTCTAATAATGACATTGAAACACTAGCTGCTACAGGTATGACATCTTTAACATATAGCGATTCAAGTGCAATTACAATAGGTACAGTAAATGGAGTTAGTGGAATAACAGCTAATGGTGATGTTAATCTTTTTGCTTCTGATATTTTTGTTAATAAACCTATTTCAAATGGTTCAAATATTTTAAATTTGAATGCTACAGGAGGTATATATTATAATTCAGATAAATCTGAAAATAAAGAATCTAAAAATACAGATAATTCGCATTCAATTAATGCAAACAGTTATTATACAATTAAAGATTTTCCGAATTTTGATAATATAAATAATAAATCAATATCTTCAGTTGATAATTTAGTTGATTTATCTAATATTGAAGAAAATGATATATATCCAGAATTAAGCACTCCTAATAAGGTTTTGCCTAAAGATACAACAGAAAAAAATATAAATTCAAGTGAAAAATTAACAGAACAAAGTACAAATTCAAGTAAGCAAAGTGAAAGTTCAAGTAAAAATGTAACAGAACAAAAAAAAGATCCAATGGTTTTAAATAGGGAGTCTAATACAAATTCAATTGAACAGAATAGTAACTCTAGCAGTATAGTTGAAAATTCAAAAGAAAATTCAAAAGAACAAGAAACAGATTCAAGTGAAGAAACTAAAGATTCAACTAAGACAAGTGAAAGTTCAAATTATGAGACAACAGAAGAAAATGAAATCCAGTTAGGTGATGCACAAATAGAAATAGATGTTGATGGAAATGGAAAAATAGTATATAGTAAATCTCAAATTGAAGTAAGAGTTAAAAATAATGGGAAGTTAGTTTTCTCAAATAACTCAAAAGATGTACTAGAAACAGTAGGGCTATCTATTAAAGATGGATCATTAGTAAATGATAAAATAAAGATTGTCCTTATCGATAAAAAAACTACTTCTAAATATAGTGCAACTTTATTAGATGGTAGTTTTCTTCCTAAGTATTTAGTACTTAATCCAAAAACAGGAGAAATTAATGGGATTTTACCAAAAGATATACATAAACTTGGGATTAATATAAAAGCTATGGGTAAAGATAAAACAATTAGAATTTTAAGTTTAAAAATCAAGTTTTAAAGTGTATTTAAATAGTTATAATATGTACTGCTAAATTGTTAATAAAAAAGTAAATTTAAAAAGAGGATTTAAATATGAATAGAAAAAATTCTATAATTTTTTCAGGAATATTGATATTATGTATTATTGGTTTTATATATTATAAATTAGAATATTCAAAAGATATTTTTGCCCAGATTGTTTCTAAAGTAGGGGAAGTTAACTTAGTTAATAAAAAAGGTGAATTATTAGCAAAAGTTGAAGAAGGTTATAAAATAAAAACGGGGGAATATCTTCAAACTAAAGATAACTCTTCTGCTACAATAAAATTTAAAGATAACTCTTTAGCAATTATTTCAGAAAAGTCATTAATTATTATGAAAAAGTTAAAATATGATGAAGACTCTAAAAAATCAGTTACAAACTTACTACTTTTAAAGGGAAATGTAGAATCTACTGTAACTAACCAAAATACTTTTGGTTCAGAGTATAAAGTAATCACTCCAACACTACAACTTGCAGTTAGAGGAACAATATTTAATGTAAATGTTGAAGGTAATATATCTAGGGCTTTTGTAACAAAAGGAAAAATTTTAGCTACAAGTGGAAATTCATCTTTAACTTTAAATACTGGATATGGTGTAGTTTCAGATGGTAAAAATAAACTAAATGGACCAATATTAATATTAAATAAACCATTAATTAATTTAAATGAATTAAATATCAAATATTATAAAAAATATGTATCATGGAATAAACTTGAAGGTGCAATAAAATACCATGTTCAAATTCATTCTATTTCAAAATATAGCACACTTATTTATGACAAATATATCAATAAAACAGAATTAAAAGTTGGTGATTTAAAAGATGGAAAATATAAAATAAGTATACAAGCAGTTGATAAATATGGATTAGAAGGATTTAAAAATGAAAGATATTTCAGTGTACAGTCAAGTCCCGTTCCTCCAAAAGTAAATGCCCCAAAAAATAGTGATAAACCAAGAATGGTTTTATTCACTTGGGAAAAATCAGTAGAAGCAAATAAATATATACTAGAAATATCAAAAACAAGAAGTTTTAAAAATATATTAATTAGAGTGAATAATTTAAACTCTTCATTAGACAAGATGTTATTGCCATTACAAAAAGGAAAATATTTTATTAGAATGTCAAGTATAGATAGTTCAGATAAAATAGGTCCTTATAGTGAAAGCTATCAATTTGAAGTAGAGAATAAATGAGAAAGTCAGATAGCATATATTGGAAACGTTCATTATTGATAGTTGTTTTATCTTTGTTTATTACATATGCTTTCTCATACACTTCTTTCTATAATAATTTAAAAAACTATTTCAATGATACGATGCAATATTTAGCATCTGAAGAAAAGTATTTTAAGGACTCAATAGTTATCGATATAAATGATAGTTCCTTGAAAATCTTACAAAAAGATTTTTGGCATTGGCCATATACAAGAGATAAGTATGCACTTTTAATTGATTTTTTGCAATCAATGAATGTTAAAAATATAATTTTTGATATTAATTTTGTAGATCCAAGAGCTGGCGATGATATCTTTAAAGAAACTATAAATAAATATAATAATATCTTTTTTGTGACAAGTGCTTTGCATGAAGATATTCCAATGAGTTTAGAAGAACAAAAAATATTAAAAGAAATCTCGTGGAGTACAAATTCAAATATATCTGCATTGAAATATTATGGTTTACTTATTCCTCATGATAATATTGTTAGTGGTGATACAATCTATAAATTTGGAATTACTTCTGTTTTAGAAGATAGTGATGGCTTAATTAGATCAATTCCAATGTTATATAATATTGATTCTAATATCTTTCCTTCTTTACTTCTTAGAATTCAATACCCAGGTAAAAATGCACCGAAACTAAGCCATAATTCAAAGACTAATGAGCTTTCTGTAAATAATAAAACATGGCATGTTGATGAAAGAAATAGAATAAAACTATTTTATCCTAAAAATGCAAACTCAATTATTTCTATTTCTTTTTATAAAATTATCAAAGCAGCATTAAATAAAAAGTCTATTCTAAATAGTAACTTTTTTAAAAATAAAACAGTTTTTATAGGTAGTTCAGCTCTTTTTTCTGATAGAGTAAATACTCCTAGAGGAGCTATGTCAGGATCGTACTTACTTGCAATTGCTTATGAATCATTAAAAAATAACCTACTACTAAAAAAAGACAATATCTTAGTAAACTCTATATTATTATTAATTGCTGTTTTGTTTTCATTATATTTTAGCAGTAGAAAAAATATCTATAAAAAAGGTGTATTTACAGTTACACTATTGGCTTTTGTTATGACTATTGTTTATGGATTTATTTCTTTAAAATTCTTTTATTTGCAAAGCAATTTATTTTTTTCAATATTAACTATTATATTTTCAATTGTATTTACTGTAATAAATCATCAGTCATCTTTATCTAAATATAATCAAAGATTAATTAAAGAAACAAAAAAACTATATAATGAAGCTAATTGTGATTCATTAACAGGCTTATTAAATAGACGTGGATTTGATGAACAATATATAAAGTACAAAGAAATTACTCAATTAAAATCTTTCCAATCTACATGCCTTGCAGTTATGGATTTAGATTTTTTTAAAAGAGTAAATGATACCTACGGTCATGACATTGGGGATTTAGTTTTGCAAAAGTTTGCAAAACTTCTAAAAGAATATTCAAGAGATATTGATGTCCCTGCAAGGTGGGGAGGAGAAGAGTTTGTAATTTTATTAAGAAATACAACAATAGATGAATCAATCATTATATTAAATAGAATTCGAGAATTGTGTATGGAAATGGATATAAAAACTCCTCAAGGAATATTAAAAATAACAGTTAGTACAGGGGTTACAGTTATAGAAGACTTTTCTAAAACAATTGACTCCTATGTAAAAAAAGCTGATATTGGTTTATATCAAGCAAAAGAAGCTGGTAGAAATAGAGTTTGTATTTCATAAATATAGAATAACTTAGCACTTATCTACTAAAAGTGCTAAATAAATTCAAAACTTTAGCTTCCTTTTATAAAGTTTTGATAAAATTTCTTTACAAAAACTAAAAATTATAGGTGAAATTCATGGCAGACGTTGCGAAAGCAACTTAACCATGCCCTAAACAAAAAGGAATAACATGGCAAAACATCAATTTCAAACAGAAGTTGGACAACTATTACATTTAATGACTCACTCTTTATATTCAAATAAAGAGATTTTTATAAGAGAGCTTGTATCAAATGCAAGTGATGCAATTGATAAATTAAACTATTTAAAGCTGACAGATGACAAAATCAAAGCAGCACTTCCAGAAGATTGGTCAGGAGAGATTAATGTTTCTTTTGATGAAGCAGACAAATCATTAACAATAGTAGATAATGGTATTGGTATGAATGAGGAAGATTTAATTGCTTCTATTGGTACTATTGCAAAATCAGGAACAAAATCATTTATTGAAGCAATGACTGGTGATGCTAAAAAAGACTCAAATCTTATTGGTCAATTTGGTGTTGGTTTTTATTCTGTATTCATGGTTGCATCAAATGTAGATGTTATCACTAGAAAAGCAGGTGAAGAAACGGCATTTAAATGGTCAAGTAATGGTTCTGGAGAGTTTGATTTAGGTCCTTGTACAAAAGAATCAGTTGGTACAGTTATTTATATCAAACTAAAAGATGAAGAAGCAGAAGAGTTTGCTAGCAAACATAGAATCGAAAATATTGTTAAAAAATATTCTGATCATATTGCTTATCCAATTTTCTTAAACTATTCAGAAGAAGTAACTGAAGAGTTAAGTGAAGAAGATAAAAAAGCTGGAAAAGAAGCTAAAAAAACTACTGAAAAAAGACATGATAAAATAAATGCAGCGACAGCTCTTTGGATGCAACCAAAAGCTAAAATCAAAAAAGAAGAGTACAACGATTTTTATAAATCTATCTCTCATGATTCAACTGACCCAATGCTTACGATGCACACAAGAGTTGAGGGTGTAAATGAATATACAACACTATTTTATATCCCTGCAGTTGCACCTATGGATATGTATAGAGCTGATTATCAACCAGGTGTTAAACTTTATGTTAAAAGAGTATTTATCACAGATTCTGAGAAAGAATTATTACCGACTTACTTAAGATTTGTAAGAGGTATTATTGATAGTGAAGATTTACCATTAAATGTTTCAAGAGAAATCTTACAAGAAAACAGAGTAATGGCAAATATCAAACAAGGTTCAGTGAAAAAAATCTTAAGTGAAATCAAAAAACTTTCTAAAGATGAAGAAAAATATGCTGAATTTGTGGCTCAATATAACAGAGCTTTAAAAGAGGGTGCTTACCAAGATTATACAAATAAAGAAGCTTTATTAGAACTACTTAGATATAAATCAACAAAAACTGAAGCAGGTAAAATGACTTCATTAGAAGCATATAAAGATAGAGCTGATAGTGAACAAAAAGCTATTTATTATATCATTGGTGAAAACGAAAATGTAATGAAAAACTCACCATTATTAGAAGCTTATAAGAAAAATGATATCGAAGTTTTAATTTGTGATGATAAAGAGATTGATGAGATTATCACTCCTGCATTACAAGCTTATAAAGAGTGGGAATTTAAAGATATCACTTCTTGTGAAGCTCCAAAAGTAGAACAAAGTGAAGAAGCAAAAAAAGAGGTTGAAGAAAAATTTGAATCAATCACTAAAAAAATCAAAGATATCTTAGGTGAAGCTGTTAAAGAAGTAAGAGTAACTAACAGATTAAGCGAATCACCATCTTGTGTTACAAAAGATGCAGGTGACGCACAAATGGCTCAAATGATGCAAATGATGAGAGCAATGGGACAAGCAATGCCAGAAGGCGCTCCAATCCTAGAAATCAACCCAGAGCATGACATCGTTAAGAAATTAAACGGTTGTGCTGATGATAGCTTAATAGCAGATGTATCATGGGTACTATTAGACCAAGCGAAATTATCAGAAGGTATGGAAATTACTGATGCAGTTCAATTTGCACAGCGACTAAATAGAATCACAGCAAAAGCTCTTTAATAGAGCTATTTGCACGCATCTTCTGCGTTGAAGTAAATTTTTATCTCAATCACCTACTAATTGTAGGTTCAATCGATAAAAATTTACTTCGCCTTGAATCTACATACAACTAGCTCTATTAAAAAATTAATAATATCCTTTCATTATATAATCTTTAGATATATCATCATCTATATTTTCCAAAAAGATATGCCAAAATTCATCATTCTTAAATTCTTTATTATTATAAAAATATTTTAAAACATCAGCTTTTAGAGTTTGTGATTGTCCCCAAGTTTTGTAACTTATATAAATATCTTTTATTTTATATGGTATTTTTTTATTTTGCAGAAAATTTTCATATGATTCTTTTAAATCAGATTGAATATTTAACATATTTTTTTTATTTATTTTAAAAAAATTATTATATTCTTCAAATAATTCATGATTAAAATTTTCATAAATTGGATAAATACCTTCTTTTATTGCAAATCTTAAATTTGAATTTGGAACAGATTTATACTTTATTTTTAGGTCATCATATCTATGCATTTTAATACCTTTAAAAATATTTTATTGATTTATTATATCTTAGCAAATTATAAATATGCTATAATACATTAATAAACAAGGATTAAAAGTGACAAAAGAATATATTATTAAATATCTTAGCGAACATAAAGATGAATTTTCTAAAAAATTTGGTATTACTAAGCTTGGGCTTTTTGGTTCTTATGTTAGAAGTGAAGCTAAAGAAAATAGTGATATAGATATTCTTGTGGAGCTTGAAAATGATCTTATAAATATTCATGATAAAAAATCTGATTTTAAAAATACTTTGGAAAAATATTTTAATCTTAAAGTCGATATTGCTAGAGAAAAATATTTAAAACCTCTTGCTAAAAAAGAGATATTAAGTGAAGTAGAATATGTCTAAATTACGTTTATCTTTATTATCTATTCTTGAAGCAATTGTAAAAATTGATAGATATACGAGTGAGTATAAATCTGCTGTCGAATTTTATCATGAGGAAAGAGATTTTGATGCTACTATGATGCAATTTGTGATTATTGGTGAAATGATTTCAAAGCTTGATGATACTTTTAAAGATAAATATTCTGATATCCCATGGCAGAAAATCAAAGATTTTAGAAATATTGTAGCTCATAATTATTTTGGTATAGATGCTGATGAAATCTGGGAAATAATTACTACTAAAATAAAACCACTTAAAAAAGATATTGAATCTATTCTTACAAAAATATAATTTAAAATTTAAGTACATTTCAAAATAAAACTAATCCCTCTTAAAACAAAATTTATCTTTTTTAGTTATAATTATTAGTAATGCCTTTAGGTATTACTGATAATTATATGTAATATTAAAGGTAATCATATGGACTTTGATTTTATTCTTGCTTTTGCTGTTATTCTTTTGATTTCTTCTGTTGTTCATGGTGGTATTGGTTTTGGCTTTGGGATGATTTGTACTCCTTTGGTTGCTTTATTTACTGATATCCAAACTACTATTATGTACATGCTTATTCCTACTATGCTTGTAAATATTGTAAGTATCATGAGTGAAGGGAAGTTTTTTGAGGCTTTGAGGAAGTTTTGGTTTATCATAACTCTTATGGTAATAGGTAGTTGTATAGGTACGGGTTTTCTTATATTTGCTAATTCTGAGTATTTTAAACTTCTTTTGGCTTTGATTATTTTTGTCTATTTATTTCAATCTTTGGTCAAAATTGAGGCTACTTTTGTGTCTAAGTATCCTAGAGTTTCAACTTATGGGTTAGGTATTTTTGGTGGTATTTTATCAGGTCTTACAAATATTGTAGCTCCTTTGATGATAATGTATAGCTTAGAGATGGAATATTCAAAAAAAGATACTATTCAGTTATCAAACTTGTGTTTTCTTTTTACAAAAATTGGACAAATGGGTGTATTCTTATTTTATGGTGCTTTTACTTTAGAGTCTTTTAAAATATCAATGTTGAGTTTGATTATAGTTGCTTTAGGTTTATTTTTTGGTATAAAGTTGAAAAAGAGAATCGATGCAAAGTTTTATGCAAAGATATTAAAAGTTTTACTATTTATTATAGCTACTATTTTAGTAGTTGAAACGGTTGGTCATTAAGATGGATTCAAATTTATTAAAAGTATTTATCGCTGTTGCAAATACAAAGAGCATATCTTTAGGTGCAAAAGAGCTTAATTTTACCCAATCAAATGTAACTCTTAGAATAAAACAGCTTGAAAAAAGTTTGGGTTATGATCTCTTTCATAGGACAAATAGGGGAGTTGTTTTAACCCTAGCTGGTGAGAAGCTTTATCCTTATGCTGTGGATATTGTAAAGAAGGTTGAGGAAGCTAGTTTAAAGATGAAAAATGTAGATTACCAAAAGCTTTTAAAAGTAGGCTCAACACAATCAAATACCACTATTAGACTTACGAAGTTTATAGAAAAGTTAAATAAAAGTTTTCCAGATATGAAACTAGACTTTGTAGTTGATAGTAGTTTAAACCTAATAGAACAACTGCTTAATTATAAACTTGATATTGCCTTTGTAAATGGAAATCCAAATCATAAAGACATAGAAGTTTTAAATATATTCAAAGAGGATATTGTCTTAGTTGAGCCAAAGGACAAAATAGCAGAAGATACTATTTTTGCATATAAAAATGGTTGTTTAAATCGTATATTTTTAGAAGAATATTTAAATAATGAAAATGAAAATAAATACAAAAAAGTAAACCTAGAAAACTATGAGTTAATACTTGCTTGTGTAAAAGCAGGATATGGAGTAGCTCTATTTTCAAGAGAGATTATCGAAAAGTTTGGTTATACAGAAAAATTAAAAATTACACAGATGGATTTTAACTTGGATACTTACTTGATATGTAGAAAAGATTTTATTCCTATGATTGAAAATTATTTAAGAGATATAAAATTGATATAAAAACTATTTTACTTATGAGAAATTAAGCCTATTTTGTTATATTCATTTTTTTAAAAAGGATAAAAATGTCAATAACAATAAGAGATGCTGTTGCATCTGATTCACAAACTATTTTAGATTTTATTATTGAACTTGCTGTTTATGAAAAAGCAGAACATGAAGTTAAAACAAATGTTGAGGAGACAAGAGAAGCTATTTTTGGGAAAAACTCTACAGTAAAAGCTTTGATTTGTGAAGAAGATGGAGTAGCTATTGGTTATGCTGTTTATTTTTACAACTATTCAACTTGGCTTGGGAAAAATGGTATTTATCTTGAAGATTTATATATATCTCAAAGTAAAAGAGGAAATGGTGCTGGGAAACTTATCTTAAAACATCTTGCAAAAAAAGCTTTAGCTGAAAACTGTGGACGATTTGAATGGTCTTGTTTAGATTGGAATACTCCTTCAAGAGAGTTTTATGAAAGCCTTGGTGCTGTTGCTCAAACTGAGTGGGTAGGGTATAGACTTGAAGGTGAGACTTTAAATAATTTTGCTAATAGTTAATCAATCATTTGTAAATAATATCTTAAAAAGAAAGAAGATAATTTCTTCTTTCTTTTCTTAAAAACTATATTTTAATCCTATTCCTATAAATCTTCCTTCTCCATAGGTTACTAAATAACCTCCTGTATCACTTTGAACTGTGCTAATATAACTTTTATCTGTTAGATTTTTTGCATAAGTATAAATATTCCAATTATTGAAAGAATATCCAACTTTTAAGTTAGCTGTTGTATATGAACTTTCTTTAATAGTATTTGCAGTGTTAAAGTACATTGAACCTTGATTTTGTAAATCAACTCTTCCGTAATATCCTTGTGGACTGTAATAAGATAATCCTAGATTAATTGTGTGAGAAGGTGTATTTTCAATTTTTTTATTTACGTTATTATTATTGTTTGCATATTCATCGTATTTGGCTTGAATTATTCCAGCGGAACTTTCAATTCTCCAATTATTATTTATGTCATATTTTACTTCAAGTTCAATTCCTTGTGAGTGTGCTTTCCCTCCATTTGATACATTTAGCCCTCCAGTTGTTGGATTAAAATTATAAATATGAATATCATCTATATCCATGTAGAATATTGAACTAGAAACATTTAATTTATTATCTAAAAAAGAGCCTCTTAATCCAAGTTCATAATTTATTGATGTTTGTGCATCAAATAAATTTGATTCTCTATCTGATGTTTGAGCAGAGTAATTATATCCTCCAGGCATGTATCCTTTACTAATATTGATATATGATGTTATATCATCATTTATTTTATAAGAAAGTGCTATTTTTGGTAGGAATGTATTCCAAGTATTTTCATCATTTAATTTATTTATGGGTAATGCTTTACTTCCAATTGGTGCCATATATAGATTCAAATCAATATTTTTCTTTATTTTTTGATATCTTCCTCCTACTGTCAAGTCTAATTTATCAATGATTGGAAAAGTTATCTGTCCAAATGTTGCATATGTCTTGCTAGTTGTTTTTGAAACGGCATTTATTTCAGTATTTGGGGGTCGTTGAACTCCATATCTATCACTTAAGAAATCTTCATCTTCAAAATATAGACCTACTAACCACCTATTGGCATCTTCTTTATTTGATAATCTAAACTCTTGTGTAAATGTTTTTGTAGTTGCATCTTGAAATCTTTCTAATCCTTTATATGTATTGCTATTACCCCAGTCAGTATCATAGTTACCATCCATTTCTAGTTTTTTGTGTGTTGTTAATGAATTTAAATTTAAATTATTTATATTATATGAGAGATTCAATGCCTGTGAAGTTGAATCAATTTTAGTATATGTATCCACATCATAATTCGTATCTTTAAAATCTTTTCTTTTATATTTATGAATATCATCAATTGAAGATACTACTCCTCCATTAATCCAATATCTATAATTTTTATCTTTTGATATATTAAATTTAATATCTAAATCATCAGTTGGTTTATATAATAAATTTCCATTAAAATTTTGAGTTTTATTTCTATTTGCATTTTTGTTTAATGATGTATTATGATTTGTTATATCTCCATCTGATTTTGATAAGATACTATTTATTCCAAAAAATAATTTATCTTTTACAATTGGACCACTTAAGTTAAATTTATTTTGTAAATAATTATTACTTCCATATTCAAATCCAATTTCACCTTCATACTCATTTGTTGGAGTTTTTGTAACAATATTGATAACTCCACCAATTGAATCTTTACCATAAAGAGTTCCTTGTGGTCCTCTTAATACTTCTACTCTTTCAACATTTGCAAATGATACGTTATATCCAAATTGACTACTTTGTGGAATTCCATCAATATATATTACAACTGGATTATTATTTGTAAAAACAGATGTGTTAATTCCTCTAAAATTAACAGCTTCAAAGTACAAATACCTTGATGTTAAGTTTGGTATTTCTTTTATTACATCTGATACCGTTTTTATCTCTTTATCCTCCAACTCTTCTTTAGTAATAAGAGTTATTGTTTGTGGGATATTATTTATAGTTTCATCTGTTTTGCTAGCAATTACTGTTATATCATTAATATTTAAGTTTTTATTTTCATCTGCGAAAATATAACTTGAAAGGATTAATGCTATATAAGTAATTTTCCTAAATTTTCCTAAATTTTCCAATTTTTCTCCTAATTATAAAATTTAATTTAAACTATTATTAATGTTTGATAGATTATATTAATAATTATTATTGAAATCAATATTAAAATAATTAGACAAGTATTATTTTCGTACCAATTAAGGATTATTATTGGATAAAGAGTTTTTTAAAAGTTTTAGTGGCTTTATAAATAAAAGAGAATTCTCAGATAAAAGAACAGTTGTAAAGAGTTCCAATTTAAATGGCAAGTATAATTTGGTTGAAAAAAATATAAATAATAATATCTTTTTTTACAAAAGTGACTATTGTTTAAATAAATCAGTTGAATATAAACAAACACATAAAATTGATGGAATTGCTTATAGTACAGGAATTGAAGGTAACTTAAGTTATAAAAGTATGATTCACAATGAAGGGTATAATTGCGAAGAATCTATCTCAAATATTCACCTAATATCTAAAGATGAAGTTTATCATAGTATGGAAAAAAATGTAAAATACAAGGCTATTTATCTTATTTTGAAGAGGGATTTTTTAGAAAAAACACTTCCAAATTCTTCTTATAAAGATGAGATATTAAAAAATTTAGATAATGAATTTTTCTATAAAAATATTCACACAATGAAAATATCTATTGAAATGAAATATATTTCAAATCAGATATTTTATTCTCCATATGAGAATGAGTTAAATGAGTTATTCATAGAATCAAAAATTTTAGAATTGAGTTATCACGTTTTAAATCTACTTTTAGAAAAAAGCAAAAATATAGGTGAAAAAGGCATTAAGTTTAGTCAATATGATATTGATGCTTTATATAAAGCAAAAACTATATTAGTGGAAAATATGAAGTCTCCTCCAAGTATTATCGAATTGTCAAAGATAGTAAAATTAAATGATTTTAAATTAAAAATTGGATTCAAAAAACTTTTTAATATAACCCCTTTTGCTTTTTTATTTGAAGAAAGAATGTTAAAAGCAAAATATTTACTTCAAAGTAGCGAATTAAGTGTAGGAGAAATATCTAAAGAAGTTGGTTATACTCAGCAACAAAATTTTAGAAAAGCTTTTTTTAATCGTTTTAATATTTTACCAAAAGATATAATGAAAAGAAGGAAATATTATTATTAATATTTCCTATTATTTTACGTTAAAAGTAAGAGTAGAAGCTGTAAAAAGTTGATTTACCTTTCCATATAAATTTTTAAAATCTCCATTTTTATGTACATCATATTTATGATTGCAAGTAACTATCCATTGTCCTGGAGTTTGTACTTTTATTTGTGCGTACCCATTTTTTATATATGACATTAATTTATATCCATCATTTTGTCCAAAAGTATTACTTCTTGCACTTATAAAGTCCATATTTTGTGGTGAAGTATTTAATTCTTTTCCATTAAATAAAACTTTAAATCTTACAATATCTCCCACTTTTATGTTTGAAATATCAGATAAAGGTATTATCTCCAAGTTTTTATTTGTGGCTTTTGGTTCTTGCCATTTTCCTAGTGATATGTATGAGTTTGCAAACGCTTGGTATTTTATAGACATTAATACTTTTTTTAAATTATTTATTTCATTTATTGGTTTTAGTGCCATCTTAATTTTATTGTTTTTATCTATATATTTTGTATAAATTGTAGGTCTTGAAGATGACGATATTTTATATACACCTTTTTCATAGTTTTTAGTTAAATCAATTTTTACAAAAGCAAAGTCTGCATCATAAATACTATAATTTTTATTTTCAACTAAGGGGTTAGTTCCCTTGCTATTTGGTATTTTTAGCTTTGAAATTATTCCTTTTGGTGAGGTAATTGAAAAATTACTAATAAACAATCTTTCGTGTTTTGAATTGAATACATCATCTA
This portion of the Arcobacter nitrofigilis DSM 7299 genome encodes:
- a CDS encoding GNAT family N-acetyltransferase translates to MSITIRDAVASDSQTILDFIIELAVYEKAEHEVKTNVEETREAIFGKNSTVKALICEEDGVAIGYAVYFYNYSTWLGKNGIYLEDLYISQSKRGNGAGKLILKHLAKKALAENCGRFEWSCLDWNTPSREFYESLGAVAQTEWVGYRLEGETLNNFANS
- a CDS encoding TonB-dependent receptor: MENLGKFRKITYIALILSSYIFADENKNLNINDITVIASKTDETINNIPQTITLITKEELEDKEIKTVSDVIKEIPNLTSRYLYFEAVNFRGINTSVFTNNNPVVIYIDGIPQSSQFGYNVSFANVERVEVLRGPQGTLYGKDSIGGVINIVTKTPTNEYEGEIGFEYGSNNYLQNKFNLSGPIVKDKLFFGINSILSKSDGDITNHNTSLNKNANRNKTQNFNGNLLYKPTDDLDIKFNISKDKNYRYWINGGVVSSIDDIHKYKRKDFKDTNYDVDTYTKIDSTSQALNLSYNINNLNLNSLTTHKKLEMDGNYDTDWGNSNTYKGLERFQDATTKTFTQEFRLSNKEDANRWLVGLYFEDEDFLSDRYGVQRPPNTEINAVSKTTSKTYATFGQITFPIIDKLDLTVGGRYQKIKKNIDLNLYMAPIGSKALPINKLNDENTWNTFLPKIALSYKINDDITSYINISKGYMPGGYNYSAQTSDRESNLFDAQTSINYELGLRGSFLDNKLNVSSSIFYMDIDDIHIYNFNPTTGGLNVSNGGKAHSQGIELEVKYDINNNWRIESSAGIIQAKYDEYANNNNNVNKKIENTPSHTINLGLSYYSPQGYYGRVDLQNQGSMYFNTANTIKESSYTTANLKVGYSFNNWNIYTYAKNLTDKSYISTVQSDTGGYLVTYGEGRFIGIGLKYSF
- a CDS encoding LysR family transcriptional regulator; amino-acid sequence: MDSNLLKVFIAVANTKSISLGAKELNFTQSNVTLRIKQLEKSLGYDLFHRTNRGVVLTLAGEKLYPYAVDIVKKVEEASLKMKNVDYQKLLKVGSTQSNTTIRLTKFIEKLNKSFPDMKLDFVVDSSLNLIEQLLNYKLDIAFVNGNPNHKDIEVLNIFKEDIVLVEPKDKIAEDTIFAYKNGCLNRIFLEEYLNNENENKYKKVNLENYELILACVKAGYGVALFSREIIEKFGYTEKLKITQMDFNLDTYLICRKDFIPMIENYLRDIKLI
- a CDS encoding helix-turn-helix domain-containing protein; translated protein: MDKEFFKSFSGFINKREFSDKRTVVKSSNLNGKYNLVEKNINNNIFFYKSDYCLNKSVEYKQTHKIDGIAYSTGIEGNLSYKSMIHNEGYNCEESISNIHLISKDEVYHSMEKNVKYKAIYLILKRDFLEKTLPNSSYKDEILKNLDNEFFYKNIHTMKISIEMKYISNQIFYSPYENELNELFIESKILELSYHVLNLLLEKSKNIGEKGIKFSQYDIDALYKAKTILVENMKSPPSIIELSKIVKLNDFKLKIGFKKLFNITPFAFLFEERMLKAKYLLQSSELSVGEISKEVGYTQQQNFRKAFFNRFNILPKDIMKRRKYYY
- a CDS encoding DUF4198 domain-containing protein gives rise to the protein MIRLKKLALTSILFSCYLNAHSLWINTYESYVDKPGHITTGLGWGDTFPIDDVFNSKHERLFISNFSITSPKGIISKLKIPNSKGTNPLVENKNYSIYDADFAFVKIDLTKNYEKGVYKISSSSRPTIYTKYIDKNNKIKMALKPINEINNLKKVLMSIKYQAFANSYISLGKWQEPKATNKNLEIIPLSDISNIKVGDIVRFKVLFNGKELNTSPQNMDFISARSNTFGQNDGYKLMSYIKNGYAQIKVQTPGQWIVTCNHKYDVHKNGDFKNLYGKVNQLFTASTLTFNVK